A region of the Burkholderia savannae genome:
GCGACGGATCGTGATGATCCGGCGACAGCGTGTTGACGATCAGCAGATCGATGTCGGCGGGCGCGACGCCCGCGTCGGCCATCGCCCGCTCGGCAGCCGGGCACGCGAGGTCCGCGAGCTGCTGGCCCGGCGCGAGATAGCGGCGATGCCGCACGCCGGTGCGGGTGCGGATGAACTCGTCGCTCGTGTCGATGACGCTCGCGACTTCGTCGTTGTCGACGATACGCTCCGGCAGCGCATGACCGAGCCCGGCGATGACGAGGTTACGCGGCATGGTCGGCCTCCGCGGCTTGGGCGGGCGAATCCGCATCGGTCACGACCGTTTCGCCCCACCGCCACAGCTGCGCGCCGAACCCCCAGCCGGCGCCCGCGCCCGCGATCACCACCTGCGAGCCGGGCTTCACGACGCCGCTGCGAATCGATTCATAGAGCGCGAGCGGCACCGCGGCCGACACGAGGCACGCGCAATCGGCGAGGCGAATCACGTATTGATCCGGCGCGAGGCCGAGGCGCTGCGCCCACGCGCGCACGAGAATCTCGGATGGCTGATGGAACACCATCGCGTCGATGTCGTTCGCGCTCGCGCCGCTCTTGCGCAACAGCCGCTCGACGATGTCGGGAATCGCCTCGGGCATGAAGCGCGCGATCTGCTCCTGCGCCTCCGGTTTCAGCGTGAAATACGCGCCGAATCGCTCGGCCTGACGCTCCGCTTCCTCGCGGTTCGCCGCGGGCCTCGGGTAGCGCCATTGCATTGTCGCGAGATCGTAGTGCGTCGCGTCGCTGCGATAGACGGCGCTCAGCCAGTCCGCGCCCTGCGGATCGTGCGCGTCGGCGACGAGCACGGCGGCCGCCGCGCCGTCGCCGAACGTCGTCGACGATTTGCTCGCATAATCGACGACGCCCGACATCCGCTCCGACGAGCACACGAGCGCGCGCTTCACGCGCCCTTGCTTGATCAGGTTTGTCGCGAGCTGCATCTGCAGCACGAAGCTCGCGCATTCCATTTCGACGTCCGCATCGAGCGCGCGACGCGCGCCGAGCCGTTCGCGCAGCGTGCGCGAGAGCCGCGGCGCGAACCGCCTCGCGCCGCCTTCCGCGTTGACGTACGGCGACGTGATGTTGAACAGCACGAGATCGAGATCGGCCGCATCGACGCCCGCGCGCGCGAGCGCCTGGCGCGCGGTATGCTCCGCCATCGCGAGCTCGGACTCGCCCGCGCGCGGATCGATCACATAGCGCGACTTGATTCCCCAGAAGTGCCACCACTCCGACGGAATCGGCTCGACGTCGTCGAATGCGGGATCGTCGTTGCGCAGCAAGCGCGACGGCAGATTGCACGCCAGACTGGCCATACGAACGTTGTAGGACATCAGACCTCCATTGCGATGCATGCGATGCGCGGCTTGAACGCGTCGAGCGTCAGCGCGGCGACGACCTGCGCGTCGCCGCGCACGCCCGCGGAGGCGGCCGCGCGGGTCGCGAGCCACGCGGGCAGCTGGAACGCGGCGGGTATGTCGGCGGCGCCGTCGATCATGTCGACGCGCGTCTCGCTCGCGAAGCCGGGCTCGTCGGACAGCCAGCCCCGCAGCCACGATTCACGAAACAGTTCGGATACCGGCGCGTCGATCTTGCTTCGCACGTCGCCGACGACCGAGCGCACGGCCGCGTCCGCATTGCTCGGCTGCGTGCGGAAACGGCCCGTGGCCGGATCGAAGCCGCCGTCGAAGCGCGCGACGATGCCTGTTTCATGCATGTGCCGCGCCGGCACGGCGCCGAGGGTCGCGAGACTCGGCGCGTCGAGGTCCGCATAGCTCGCGTGGTAGCGATCGTCGCGGCCGGGCGCGAGCACGATCGCGCCCGCGCCGTCGGCATAGCCGCCGGACTCCGCGCCTTCGACGTCGGCGAGCGCCTCCGCCCTCACGACGAGCGCGCGGCGGTAGCCGAGCTGCCGGCAATGGCTCCGCACGAGATCGAGCGCGAGCGTCCAGTCCGCGTCGAGCAGATCGAACACGGCCGCGTTGGACGCGCGCAGATCGCGCTGCACCGGATGCGCGAGCCGCGGCCCCGCGATCGGCGCCGCGTCCGCCATCCGGTTCGGGGAAACCGACAGGCTGACGATGAGATCGAGCTCCGACGGCAGGCAGCGCGCCTTCGAGAGCGCCTGCCTCGCCGCCTTCACCGCATAGTCGTTCGCAAACGGCAGCGCGTGCTTCGCGCCGTCCGATACCGCAATACCCGCTCCTAGTATTTTCATGTCGCTTCGATGTTGATTGAATTGGGCGTTGCCGGCGCCGAACGCCGGCCGCGCGGCGCGGCCGTCAGGCCGCTTGCACGTCGCTCTCGGCCGCCTGCCGCAGCTTGAAGCGCTGCAACTTGCCGGACTCGTTGCGCGGCAGGCCGTCAGCGCGATACTCGATGCGCCGCGGATACTTGTACGGCGCGATCTGCGCCTTCACGTGCTGCTGCAATGCGGCCGTCAGCGCGTCGGAGGCGCACACGCCGGGCCGCAGCACGACGTGCGCGCACACGAGCGTGCCGCCCCGTTCGTCCGGCGCGCCGACGACGCCGCATTCGAGCACGTCCGCGTGGCGCAGCATCGCTTCCTCGACTTCGGCGGGCGAAATGGTGTAGCCGAGGCTGATGATCAGATCGTCGGCGCGCGACTGGTAGAACAGATAACCGTCCTCGTCGAGATAGGCGGCGTCGCCCGTCAGGTTCCAGCCGTGCTGCACGTAATCGCGCTGCCGCGCATCGTTCAGATAGCGGCAACCGGTCGGCCCCCGCACCGCGAGGCGGCCGACGTGGTAGGGCGGCAGACGTTCGCCGCGCTCGTCGAGGATCGCGAGCCGGTAGCCGGGCACCGCCCGGCCCACCGCCCCTTCCTTCACCTGGGTTTCGTCCGCCGACGCGAAGATGTGCAGCATCTCGGTCGAGCCGATGCCGTCGATGATGCGGATGCTCGTGCGCGCGAGCCAAGCGTTGCGCGTCGGCACCGGCAGCGCCTCGCCCGCGCACACGCATTTGCGCAGGCTCGAGATGTCGTGGCCGCCGATGTCGTCGAGCATCGCCCGGTACGCGGCCGGCGCGGTGAAGAGGATGCTCACGCGGTGCGCGGCGATCGCGGCGAACAGCCGGTCCGGCTTCGCGCGCTGCAACAGCACCGCGCTCGCGCCGACGCTCAGCGGAAACAGCAGCAGCGCGCCGAGGCCGAACGTGAACGCGAACGGCGGCGTGCCGCAGAACACGTCGTCCGCGCGGGGCTTCAGCACGTGCTGCGGAAAGCAATGGCAGATCGCCATCACGTCGCGATGAAAATGCACGGTCGCCTTCGGCCGCCCCGTCGTGCCGGACGTAAACGCGACGATGCACGGATCGTCAGCCTGCGTGTCGACCGTCTCGAACGCGGCCGGGTATTCGCGCATCAGCCGCTCGAACGCGGCGGCGTCGTCCGTTTCGTAGCAGCGGAGAAATCCGACGCCGGGCATGGCCTGCGTCGCCGCGTGCAGTTCCGCGGACACCGACGCCTCGCAGAGCGCGTGCGAGACCTTCGCCTGCGCGATGACTTTCGACAATTCGCCCGCGCGCAACAGCGGCATCGTCGTCACCACGACGCCGCCCGCCTTGACGACCGCGAACCACGCGGCGGCGAGAAACGGATGATTGGTTCCGTGCAGCAGCACCCGGTTGCCCGGCACGAGAGCCCCGTCGCGCACCAGCATGTTCGCGATCCGGTTGCTGAGTTCGAGCAGTTCGCGATACGTCCATGCGGCGCCGGATTCGGTCCGGATCGCGACGCGATCGCCCCAGCCGCGCTTGGCCACGGCGTCGTCGAGCAGCGCCGCCGCGCAATTGATGCGCTCCGGAAACTGCAGGCCCGGCAACTCGAAGACGAACTCCGGCAGATCGGTCGTTGCAGGCAGATTCATGCGGCAAAAGTTGTCCATCGTCAGTGCTCACGGGAAGTTGACTGAGAAACCGGGGTGATTCCGCGTCGCACGCGTCGCCTGACGCGCACCGGGCGCGACGAAGCCGCGCGTGTCGCATGCCGGCGTCGTCGGTCGAGCGCGCTTCGATCGAAGGCGGCGGCGCCGCGCCGGCCAACGCCATGACGTTCGCCGCATTCGGCTCAGGAATGGCCGCGGACGCCGCACCGGCGCCCATCGAAAGTGCTCGAATTGATATGTCGAGTTCGTCTAAATCCGCTTTCCCCTCTTCGATTGGATCATTTCAATCCATTGAATCATGCTCGATAAATTGCATGCTTCGGGAAATATCTTTCGATTCATCTTGAGCGCGCAATGTTAAAAACAAATTTCAAAAAAATAAAGCCCCCGCGCGAAAACCCCGCCTTGAATAATCCGCCCATCAACCCCTAAATCATTGAGGTTACAGGCATCCCGACTTTCCTCGAGATTTCCTTTTCTCACCAAAATAGTCGGTCTCTTCGTTTTGTGCGGCCAAAATATTTTTAATGCGATTTGCGCGCATCGCTTGACATTTCAAAAACAGAAATAAAGGTAGATATATTTTTTGTCGCGCATTTTCAATTTCGCCAATTGAATCGGAATTCGGCTGGTTGCCGCGGCGGCGAGATTCGCTCCGCCCGGAAATTCCGATCGTCGCGGCGATTCCTCGTTCGACCGACGTCGGTCGAGCGGCTCGGCGCTCGCGCGCCGCGTGAGCGCCTCGCGAATCGAGCGGTTCGGAAGAAGACGCATGTGGAGCGCGAATCGCCGCGCGTAAGGGCAAGCGTCGGATGGACAGGCACGTGACCCTCGCGAATCAGGCAGGACCGAGCCGAAGGAAGGATTGAGGAGAATGCGCGGGCGTCGATCGCGCCGATTGCATCGTCGTGACGCCCCGGCGATGAATCAGCGCGCCGCGCGACGCTCGGACGATGCGCACGGCATGGGTCGAATCGTGATCGACAGCTTCGTGCCTTTCACTATCGTCGCGGCGGGCACGCCGCATGCCGGCACCGACGCCGAAGCGACGCCCGCTATCGGACGAACAAGACGCGAAAGCGGATTGACGCGCCGTGCGGGATCGATCGTCCCGCACGGTCCGGCTTGAAAAACTCATCGCGAAGCGGCGGCCGCGCCGACGCACGCGGCGAGCGAACGCTCAACCGCAAGCGCCGATCTCGCCGCACGCGGTGCAGAAATCGCAGCCGTCCTTGCGGATCACCGCATTCGCGCCGCACGAGTTGCACTTGCGCCCGAACATCGTGCGCAGCTCGGCGGCGCTGTGCGTCGCAGCGGCCGTTTCTTCCTCGCTTTCGCCGCCCGCCGATGCCGATTCCGTCTCGGCCGAGAGCATCGCGGCAACCGCATGCGGGTCTGCGCCGCCGCGCGGCAGCGCCGCGAGCAGCCGCGACGGCACCTGATTGCCCTCGGCGTCGAGAAAGCCGCGACGATGCAATATCTGCTGAATCGCGTAGCTGAGCGCGGCGACTTCCGAGTCGTGCCACAGCGGAATGCGCCGGCCGTCGAGCCGCTGCGTCTCGCCGAGCCGCACCTGTCCGCGATCCCACGACACCTTGCGCAGATCCTGCAGATTGCGCGCGACGAAGCCGCCGCGCGCGGCGAGCGACAGCGAGCGCATCGTCGCCGTGATCCATTGCTGCGACTCGTCGCGCTGGCCGACCGGGATGAAGAATTCGATCGGCCGCTCGATCGTCACCTCTTCGCCGCCGATGCGCCCCGTCACTTCCATGAACGACACCGCGACGTACAGCGACTTCTTCCCGAGCTGCGTCAGATACTCGACCTTCTCGATCACCGCGGGCAACTCGCCCTTCGGCCGGTGGTCGATCGCGATCCGCAGCGGATCGAGATCCGCCTCCGTCAGCGTATCGTCCGGCTCGGACGTGTGCAGCACCGCGCCGAGCGTGTCGTTCGGCCGGTACGTCGCGAGCCCTTTCAGGCCGCTCTTCCACGCATCGAAATAGAGGCTCTCGAAATCGTCGAACGGATAATCGGCCGGCACGTTGACCGTCTTCGAGATCGACGTGTCGATGTACGGCTGCACGGCCGCCATCATCGCGAGGTGATCGTGCGCGGACATCTGCAGCGCGCTGACGAAATAATCGGGCAACGCGTCGACGTCGCCGCCGAGCTCGCGGTACAGGCGATAAGCGTAATCCTCGACCGCGAACGTCTGGCGGCTGCCGTCCGCCATGATCTTCGTGCGTTGGTAGGTCCACGAGAACGCGGGCTCGATGCCGTTCGACGCATTGTCCGCGAACGCGAGGCTCACGGTGCCCGTCGGCGCGACCGACAGCAGATGGCTGTTGCGGATGCCGTCGCGGCGAATGGCTTCCTGAATGTCGTCGGGCAGCCGCGACGCGAACGTGCCCGCTTCGAGATACCGGTTCGCGTCGAAGAGCGGGAACGCGCCGCGCTCGCGCGCGAGCTCGACCGATGCGCGATACGCGGCGTCGCGCATCGCGCGCCCGACGCGCGCGGCGAAGTCGCGCCCTTCCTGCGAGTCGTAGCGCAGGCCGAGCATCACGAGCGCGTCGCCAAGGCCCGTGAAGCCGATGCCGATCCGCCGCTTCTGATGCGCCTCGTGGCGCTGCTCGGTCAGCGGCCACAGCGTCACGTCGAGCACGTCGTCGAGGAAGCGCACGTGCGTGCGCGTGCGCTCGTCGAGCGCGGCCCAGTCGAACACGCTTTCGCCGCCGCGCAGTTGAGCGAACGGGTCGATCACGAAGCGCGTCAGGTTCAGCGGGCCGAGATTGCAGCAGCCGTACGCGGGCAGCGGCTGCTCGCCGCACGGATTCGTCGCACGAATCAATTCGATCGCGCGCAGGTTGTTGTCGTCGTTCATCTTCGAGATGAACACGACGCCCGGCTCGGCGACGTCGTACGTCGAGCGCATGATCTTGTCCCAGATCGCGCGCGCGCGCCTTTCCGCATAGACCCACATGCCGTCGTCGCGCCGATGCAGATCGCCCGCCGCGCGCAGCGCGGGTGACGGCTCCGCGCGGTGCACGAGCTGCCACGGCAGATCCTGCTCGACCGCGTCCATGAACGCGTCGGTCACCGCGACCGAGATGTTGAAGTTGTTCCAGCGGCCTTTCGAATGTTTCGCTTCGATGAATTCGAGCAGATCGGGATGATCGCAATCGAGCACCGCCATCTGCGCGCCGCGCCGCGCACCCGCGCTTTCGACCGTGCGGCACGACGCGTCGAACACGTCGATGTAGCTGCACGGACCGGACGCGCTCGAGCCCGTCGAATGCACGTACGCGCCGCGCGGGCGAATCGCCGAGAAGTTGTAGCCGACGCCGCCGCCGCGCCGCATCGTCTCGGCCGCCTGCAGCAGCGCGACGTAGATGCCGGGCAGCCCGCGCTCGTCGACGCCCTGGATGCAGTCGCCGACCGGCTGCACGAAGCAGTTGATCAGCGTCGCCGCGATCGCGCTGCCCGCCGCGCTCATGATCCGGCCCGCGCCGAGCGCGCCGCGTTGCAGATGCTCGACGAAGCGCGCCTCGACTTCGTCGCGCAGTTCGGCCGGCTCCGCCTGCGCGACGCCGTGGGCGACGCGGCGGTAAATGTCGTCGACCGTCCGCTCGTCGCCCTTCGCGTATTTTTCCAGCAGCACGTCGGTGGAGAATTGTTGCGGAGCGAGGTGAAACTCGGATGCGATGGTCGCCATGGACAGCCTCTCTACGGCACTGCGCGTGGATGATGGGCTCGACACTATAGCCACGGCAGGTGGCGATCGAGAGCG
Encoded here:
- a CDS encoding 3-oxoacyl-ACP synthase III family protein, giving the protein MSYNVRMASLACNLPSRLLRNDDPAFDDVEPIPSEWWHFWGIKSRYVIDPRAGESELAMAEHTARQALARAGVDAADLDLVLFNITSPYVNAEGGARRFAPRLSRTLRERLGARRALDADVEMECASFVLQMQLATNLIKQGRVKRALVCSSERMSGVVDYASKSSTTFGDGAAAAVLVADAHDPQGADWLSAVYRSDATHYDLATMQWRYPRPAANREEAERQAERFGAYFTLKPEAQEQIARFMPEAIPDIVERLLRKSGASANDIDAMVFHQPSEILVRAWAQRLGLAPDQYVIRLADCACLVSAAVPLALYESIRSGVVKPGSQVVIAGAGAGWGFGAQLWRWGETVVTDADSPAQAAEADHAA
- a CDS encoding beta-ketoacyl-[acyl-carrier-protein] synthase family protein produces the protein MKILGAGIAVSDGAKHALPFANDYAVKAARQALSKARCLPSELDLIVSLSVSPNRMADAAPIAGPRLAHPVQRDLRASNAAVFDLLDADWTLALDLVRSHCRQLGYRRALVVRAEALADVEGAESGGYADGAGAIVLAPGRDDRYHASYADLDAPSLATLGAVPARHMHETGIVARFDGGFDPATGRFRTQPSNADAAVRSVVGDVRSKIDAPVSELFRESWLRGWLSDEPGFASETRVDMIDGAADIPAAFQLPAWLATRAAASAGVRGDAQVVAALTLDAFKPRIACIAMEV
- a CDS encoding AMP-binding protein; the protein is MDNFCRMNLPATTDLPEFVFELPGLQFPERINCAAALLDDAVAKRGWGDRVAIRTESGAAWTYRELLELSNRIANMLVRDGALVPGNRVLLHGTNHPFLAAAWFAVVKAGGVVVTTMPLLRAGELSKVIAQAKVSHALCEASVSAELHAATQAMPGVGFLRCYETDDAAAFERLMREYPAAFETVDTQADDPCIVAFTSGTTGRPKATVHFHRDVMAICHCFPQHVLKPRADDVFCGTPPFAFTFGLGALLLFPLSVGASAVLLQRAKPDRLFAAIAAHRVSILFTAPAAYRAMLDDIGGHDISSLRKCVCAGEALPVPTRNAWLARTSIRIIDGIGSTEMLHIFASADETQVKEGAVGRAVPGYRLAILDERGERLPPYHVGRLAVRGPTGCRYLNDARQRDYVQHGWNLTGDAAYLDEDGYLFYQSRADDLIISLGYTISPAEVEEAMLRHADVLECGVVGAPDERGGTLVCAHVVLRPGVCASDALTAALQQHVKAQIAPYKYPRRIEYRADGLPRNESGKLQRFKLRQAAESDVQAA
- a CDS encoding adenosylcobalamin-dependent ribonucleoside-diphosphate reductase, translated to MATIASEFHLAPQQFSTDVLLEKYAKGDERTVDDIYRRVAHGVAQAEPAELRDEVEARFVEHLQRGALGAGRIMSAAGSAIAATLINCFVQPVGDCIQGVDERGLPGIYVALLQAAETMRRGGGVGYNFSAIRPRGAYVHSTGSSASGPCSYIDVFDASCRTVESAGARRGAQMAVLDCDHPDLLEFIEAKHSKGRWNNFNISVAVTDAFMDAVEQDLPWQLVHRAEPSPALRAAGDLHRRDDGMWVYAERRARAIWDKIMRSTYDVAEPGVVFISKMNDDNNLRAIELIRATNPCGEQPLPAYGCCNLGPLNLTRFVIDPFAQLRGGESVFDWAALDERTRTHVRFLDDVLDVTLWPLTEQRHEAHQKRRIGIGFTGLGDALVMLGLRYDSQEGRDFAARVGRAMRDAAYRASVELARERGAFPLFDANRYLEAGTFASRLPDDIQEAIRRDGIRNSHLLSVAPTGTVSLAFADNASNGIEPAFSWTYQRTKIMADGSRQTFAVEDYAYRLYRELGGDVDALPDYFVSALQMSAHDHLAMMAAVQPYIDTSISKTVNVPADYPFDDFESLYFDAWKSGLKGLATYRPNDTLGAVLHTSEPDDTLTEADLDPLRIAIDHRPKGELPAVIEKVEYLTQLGKKSLYVAVSFMEVTGRIGGEEVTIERPIEFFIPVGQRDESQQWITATMRSLSLAARGGFVARNLQDLRKVSWDRGQVRLGETQRLDGRRIPLWHDSEVAALSYAIQQILHRRGFLDAEGNQVPSRLLAALPRGGADPHAVAAMLSAETESASAGGESEEETAAATHSAAELRTMFGRKCNSCGANAVIRKDGCDFCTACGEIGACG